The Rutidosis leptorrhynchoides isolate AG116_Rl617_1_P2 unplaced genomic scaffold, CSIRO_AGI_Rlap_v1 contig66, whole genome shotgun sequence genomic interval CCGGTTCAGGCTCAGCTTTTCCACTGCTTCCTTCGGCTTGGAAGCCTCCATTTTTCTAAGCACGAGATCTCCTACCTTGAAGGCTCGGCCGCGGACCCTCATGTTATGGAACTTAGCGGTGAGAATTTTCTATTCGGCGATCCTAGCGGCGACATCATCTCGGACCGAGGTTGAGTAGGATTCCCTCCTTGTAAGGAACGGGGTCATAATGTTGAATGCAGAAGGAGCGGAGCCGAACGTCGACTGGAATCACGACATCTGTGCCAAAAGTAAGCTTGAAAGGGGTCTCGCCGGTTGCAACCTTGGCGTTAGTCCGATAAGCCCATAGCACTTTTGGAATTTTGTTGACCCATTCTTTCTTTGGCAAGTCTTTGAGCTTCTTCTTGAGTCCATCCAGGATCGAGCGATTTTTTCCTTTGAATTGGTCTTAGGAGGAACGTAAAGAGTGGTGAGGAGCACGTGCTTCTTGTATGGTTATAGTCGGTCTTGATCTTAGGAGGAGGACTATGATGAGAGTAGTTGAGCGTTTACGGCCTACCCGGGCCAACAAGGCTCACCTAGAGGCCGATAGCTAAGCTAGGCTCTAGGCGTGGACACTAGTCTCGGGGCAGAGAGGTGTCGATGTGTGTGTTACGTCTCTAGTGATAAAGAGAGAGTGTACGGAACCGAGCTAGTGAGCTAGGATTGCGGACAATTAGGTGTTATCAGATGATGTGACAAATGTCACGTCAAGGGATATTTATAGGGAGTCACTAGGGTTATCCGGAAGTGACTGTTTTTCCCCCGAGTGCATGTCAAGACACATAAGGAACGGGAGACCGAGAGACCCATGCCGAGAGGATCTCTCCATCGGTCTCTATCTAAGGGTCGTGGAGCCGACCAGGGAGGTCGAGCTCTATCTTTGTGCAGAGCCTCTCCATGCCTATCTATGAGACTAGACTCTAAGGCCTGCCCTATCAAGAACGGTTATGTATTTCGTGCAAAATACGAGATTCCATCACAAGATGTAATAGGCGTTTAGAAATGGCTTCTGAGCTTCGAAAAAATGGATCAGGTTAGCTCTATGAATACTTCTATTAATTGACCTGTGATTTCGCAATTATGTCGTCAACCTACTAGTTTTGTTAAGATAAATTTGGATGCAAGTTATTATGTATGTATGGACTATAGTCGATATAGTTTAATAGGAAGGAACAGACTTGGACAGTGCATTGGTGCAACCTCGAGAGTCATTGGGAGAACGGAAAATGCTGCCACTATAGAAGCTAATGCAGCAGTTAAAGGTGTTGAAATGGATGTTGTGTTGTAGTCAAATACTTGGAGATTGAAGGGGATTGTCAGGCCATTATCAACGATCTATGTTCACCAGTCGGAAGTTTTTCGCCATGGGGAATTTAATGCCTGCAATACAGCGTAATGCCGCCTCGCAATTTGAATTATGTCATTGGAAGTTTGTCAAAAGAGACGGTGTCAAAAAATAGAGCGGCTTATACTCATGCACATTTTATTTCGTTTTTACCCGTTATTCAGTTTACTTGCAATAACATTCTAAAAAAAAAAGTTTACCTGTACTaacgtgtaaataaatatatgaagGACTTGTTTTACTCGTTgtttgaatttttttattttttttttaaagaaaagggAGAATACGAGTTTCTAAAAAGAAGAGGGTAACTTTTAGAGTAAAGAAATATATGAAGGACTTTTTTGCAATTTACTCGTCTTATAGAAAACAGCACAAGTAAAGCATACGACGTCACGACCACTTAAAAAGAGATTCTTCTCTTTCGTTTAAAAAACAAACCTAGCCTCTCTTCTCTGCTTCTAAGGTCTTGCTTGCCACTCTCCAATGGCAGCCACAACAACCAATCTCTCTCCTCTTTCATCAAACccttctctctctctaaactccagCCACCACAAACCTTCCCTCTCCTTCCTCCCCAAAACTCTCCAAAAACCCAACTTGTTCTTTTCATCATCATCTCACAACGAAACCCAGAAGAAGCCATCTTTCTCAGTCTCCTCCAAAAACCCGATCTCAGGATTCTTCGACTCTGTATACGATGTCGACGACGACGACAAACCCCGCGAGGAGTGTGGCGTTGTGGGAATTTTCGGAGACCCAGAAGCGTCAAGACTCTGTTATCTAGCTCTCCACGCGCTTCAACATCGTGGTCAAGAAGGAGCAGGTATTGTCGCCGTTAACAATAACGTCTTACAGACCGTTACTGGTGTTGGTTTAGTTTCAGAGGTTTTCAATGAATCGAAACTCGATAGATTACCTGGCGATTCTGCAATTGGGCATGTTAGGTATTCGACAGCTGGTTCTTCAATGCTGAAGAATGTCCAACCTTTCGTTGCTGGTTATAGGTTTGGTTCAATTGGTGTTGCACACAATGGCAATTTAGTTAATTATAAGAAATTGAGAGCCGAGCTAGAAGATAACGGCTCCATTTTCAATACTAGCTCTGATACTGAGGTCGTTTTGCATTTGATTGCTATTTCAAAGACTAGGCCTTTCTTCATGAGGATTGTGGAAGCTTGTGAGAAGCTTGAAGGTGCCTATTCGATGGTTTTCCTCACGGAAGATAAGCTCGTCGCTGTGCGTGACCCTTATGGGTTTAGGCCATTAGTCATGGGTAGGAGGAGCAACGGAGCGGTGGTTTTTGCGTCCGAGACTTGCGCGCTCGATTTGATCGAGGCAACGTATGAGAGAGAGGTCTATCCGGGCGAGGTCTTGGTCGTCGATAAAGATGGGGTGGTTAAATCCATGTGCTTGATGCctcacaaggagcacaaacaatgtATTTTCGAGCATATTTACTTTTCGTTGCCGAATTCGGTCGTATTCGGAAGGTCGGTTTACGAATCTAGGTACACTTTCGGCGAAATACTCGCAACAGAGGCTCCTGTTGACTGTGATGTTGTGATTGCTGTTCCTGACTCTGGAGTTGTGGCTGCATTAGGTTATGCAGCCAAAGCTGGTGTTCCTTTTCAGCAAGGTTTGATTAGGTCTCATTACGTCGGAAGGACTTTCATCGAGCCTTCGCAAAAGATTAGGGACTTCGGTGTTAAACTTAAGCTGTCGCCAGTCCACGGTGTTTTACGAGGGAAGAGAGTCGTGGTTGTGGATGACTCCATCGTGAGAGGAACCACTTCATCGAAAATCGTTAGGTTGATTAAAGAGGCGGGAGCTAAAGAAGTCCATATGCGTATCGCTAGCCCTCCGATCATCGGTTCTTGTTATTACGGAGTGGATACTCCTAGTCCGGAAGAGTTGATATCGAATAGGATGAACGTCGAGGAAGT includes:
- the LOC139884981 gene encoding amidophosphoribosyltransferase, chloroplastic-like; its protein translation is MAATTTNLSPLSSNPSLSLNSSHHKPSLSFLPKTLQKPNLFFSSSSHNETQKKPSFSVSSKNPISGFFDSVYDVDDDDKPREECGVVGIFGDPEASRLCYLALHALQHRGQEGAGIVAVNNNVLQTVTGVGLVSEVFNESKLDRLPGDSAIGHVRYSTAGSSMLKNVQPFVAGYRFGSIGVAHNGNLVNYKKLRAELEDNGSIFNTSSDTEVVLHLIAISKTRPFFMRIVEACEKLEGAYSMVFLTEDKLVAVRDPYGFRPLVMGRRSNGAVVFASETCALDLIEATYEREVYPGEVLVVDKDGVVKSMCLMPHKEHKQCIFEHIYFSLPNSVVFGRSVYESRYTFGEILATEAPVDCDVVIAVPDSGVVAALGYAAKAGVPFQQGLIRSHYVGRTFIEPSQKIRDFGVKLKLSPVHGVLRGKRVVVVDDSIVRGTTSSKIVRLIKEAGAKEVHMRIASPPIIGSCYYGVDTPSPEELISNRMNVEEVREYIGSDSLAFLPIDSLKKLLGNESQNFCYACFSGKYPVEPTELKVKRVGDFKDDGIYGELESIDGGWVQAPRKQTK